A region of Legionella donaldsonii DNA encodes the following proteins:
- the rsgA gene encoding small ribosomal subunit biogenesis GTPase RsgA: MSKRRINKQQAARIEKMQAEYRQNTDISGKEGLVLSRFGRHAEIEDSQGNRIHCSIRPNLDSLVAGDRVIWQVEGHAQGVVVSRYPRQSTLGRPDKRGLFKPVAANISQVIVVTAAKPELTWSLLDSYLVMAEHLALEVCIVLNKTDLPCETIQQELLTCYKPLGYPLVFTSQFDTQGYELLKKTLQHHTSVFVGQSGVGKSSLIAGLLPHENNIQTAEISASSELGCHTTSNSRLYHLPSGGALIDSPGVREFGLWHMPISEITQGYREFQPLIAQCKFRNCNHKDTPGCAIKAALDAGKIAQKRYDSFVKITVQFAK; encoded by the coding sequence ATGAGTAAAAGACGAATTAACAAACAACAAGCTGCGCGCATTGAAAAAATGCAAGCCGAGTATCGTCAAAACACTGATATCTCAGGCAAAGAAGGTTTAGTCTTGTCCCGTTTTGGCCGCCATGCTGAAATCGAAGATAGTCAGGGAAATCGTATTCATTGCTCTATTCGTCCTAATTTAGATTCTTTAGTTGCCGGTGATCGTGTCATCTGGCAAGTGGAAGGCCATGCTCAAGGTGTGGTTGTAAGTCGTTATCCACGTCAATCCACACTGGGTCGCCCAGACAAGCGAGGACTATTCAAACCCGTTGCTGCTAACATCAGTCAAGTCATTGTTGTTACCGCAGCAAAACCCGAGCTCACATGGTCTTTATTGGATAGTTACCTGGTTATGGCTGAACATTTAGCCTTAGAAGTTTGTATTGTTTTAAACAAAACAGATCTCCCCTGCGAAACGATTCAGCAAGAACTATTAACTTGCTATAAACCACTTGGCTATCCCCTCGTATTTACTAGTCAATTTGATACTCAGGGTTATGAGTTATTGAAAAAAACTCTTCAACATCATACCAGTGTCTTTGTTGGACAGTCGGGTGTAGGCAAGTCTTCGCTTATTGCCGGGCTTTTACCACACGAAAATAACATTCAAACGGCGGAAATTTCAGCTAGTTCAGAGTTGGGTTGTCACACAACAAGCAATTCACGTCTCTATCATTTACCTAGCGGCGGCGCCTTAATTGACTCTCCGGGTGTACGTGAGTTTGGCCTTTGGCATATGCCCATTAGTGAGATTACTCAAGGTTATCGCGAGTTCCAGCCTCTTATTGCCCAATGCAAATTCCGCAATTGTAATCACAAAGATACACCCGGCTGTGCAATCAAAGCTGCACTTGATGCAGGAAAAATAGCACAAAAACGCTATGACAGCTTTGTTAAAATTACTGTGCAATTTGCCAAATAA